A region of the Gigantopelta aegis isolate Gae_Host chromosome 11, Gae_host_genome, whole genome shotgun sequence genome:
gcaaactcgggaatgtccctttaagagaaacatcttacaatgtaggaaactcgggaatgtccctttaagagaaacatcttacaatgcaggaaactcgggaatgtccctttatgcTACTTGACTATGACTGTCATCTATAAATAGTATTGTAGCGCTATCATGGTGGTTAGAAAATGCCTTACCGGACTGAGTCGACGAGCTGCGCATGACGTCGGTGACGTAGAGGCTATCTTTAACAACCACGTGATCTTTTTTGCCAGATGGCGTCTCGCGCTTGCGCCTGCCTAATCCATTGAGTTCTCCGTTACAggttttctgtaaaaaaaaaaaaataataatatatttaaaaaaataataataataaataaataacacttcGTATGTTGTACTGGTTGAACCAAACATCCCAGTGCTCCATCGACCAGTTGGTGACGCGATGGTGTCAATCGatggaaatgaaatgtttttattcaacgacgcagtcaacacattttatttacggttatatggcgtcggatatatggttaaagggacattcctgagtttgctgcattgtaagatgtttccaactaataaaatatttctacgattaaacttacatattaaatatattttcttgtttagaatatcagtgtctgtatattcaatgtgtttctggtcgtcttaatatttgtaagaagcccaaactggatttcgtcttcaaataatttcgtacgtacgaaaaaaatgtattttaggaaagaaaacgaaatttaacccaatacaaatattagaacgattagaaacatgtttaatatacagccactaatattttatgcagaaaaatatatttgatacttaattacaatcgttaaaaaatctctgttagtcgataacatcttaaacattgcagcaaactcaggaatgtccctttaaggactacacagatattgagagaggaaacccactgtcgccaatttcatggactactcttttcgattagcagcaagggatcttttatatgcaccatcccacagacagggtagtacataccacggcatttggtataccagttgtggtgcactggttggaacgagaaacagccaaAGGCCCACCGACGGTCAATCGATGGAGTGATGTAATGAGTTGGTttgttagttgttttgtttaacgacaccactgtagcacattgattaaattatcatcggctaatggatgtgaAGCACATAGTCATTTTGATACAGtcatagataggaaacccgctacatttttttttccattaatatgcaccatcccataaacaggatagcacacaccacgacctttgattcgatccctgtcggtgggcccattgggctatttttcgttccagacagtgctctacaactggtgtgacaaagtccgtggtatgtactattctgtctgaaagatggtgcatataaaaggtctcttgctgctaatcgaaaagtgtagcccatgaagtggtgacagcgggtttcctctctcaatatctgtgtggtccttaaccatatgtccgacgccatatatccgtaaataaaatgtgttgagtgcgtcgttaaataaaacatttccttcattccttccattacaaaatcctacattaaatataaatataagcTATAGCTAGTCTACTGACCGGGTCGCATCGTGTGTCCGTTGATTTGCAGACTCTGACTTTGCACTCGAACTCTATGATGTTTGTGTCGACAAACTTGAAGACGTCAAACTTGATGATGACGCCTTTCTTGGCGTCTTGTTCCATCTCCCCGCGCAGGATCTGATTGGCTCTGGGCTGCCGACAGCTGAGAAGAGAAGAACAATCATTGGTCAGTTTTATAGGTTCTGCTATACCATATAGAACACCAGAGGCACCAATGTTAACACTATCTAACGAACATGTTAACACTATCTCACTAACAATGTTAATACTATCTGACTGGCTCCGGGTTCCCAATAGCTGAGAAGAGAAAAACAGTCATTGGTAAGTTTTATAGGTTTACTATACCATATAGAACACCATAGGCAACAGTGTTAACACTTTCTGACTGGCTCCCGGCTCCCAACAGCTGAGGACCGAACAATCATTGGTCAGTTTTATAGTTATAACATATAGAACAACATAGGCAACAAATGTTAACAATCATTGGTCAATTTTGTAGGTTCTACTATACCATATAGAACACGATAGGCAACAATGTAAACATATATGGCTAAATATACTGTGCTCAATACATCTACCAATGTttgaattatgtatatattacaacacCTCCCACAATATATTAACGGAAGAAAGTGCAGCCTATGAAGGGACTGTTCTGTGGTTGGAGCCATTGCTAGATTGTTTAGCCTAGCAGAGTCTATTCGGAGACTATATATTCATTGCAGTTTCTTGTTCATTATCCAGCGCTCGACCTTAGCAGTAGTCCAGGGTGTTTTGGCTAACAATTTGTTACTCaggctaccagatgtctaaacctgGTAGTCCGCGGACTACTAGATGTTTTTTGTACCCCCAGTTACTCTGTaatcaacaagatgcttaagcacctaaattttttttttactaaaacaacgtttaaataaaaataaattgctttttttctctctctttttaagtttattaaaattatgggctaCCAATTTTACTGAGGGCTATCAGGCTACCAGATTTCATAACCTGAAAGCCCGGTGGGCTACCATTGAAAAACGTTAAGGTCAAAGCCTGTTATCAAATCACAAAGATGGCGTCTTCTAGTGCggttatatgttatatttttggaaTTCGTCGTACGCAATAAGTAGCACGATCTGTGTACGACAGCCGTCTGGATCAAGCGCAGAAAGACCCTTTCGAAACTCATCTATCGGGTAAGTACAAGGAATGGTGTGTGCAGTGCAGGCCAAAAGATAAGAAGCGATCAGAACGATTAGAATCTGTTAACAATGGcttgcatattatattaaagATTACCTGTCTTTGACAAGGGTTTCGTTTTTCATTTCCGATCCTGCCAGTCCATTCTTAGCGACGCAGTCTTCCACTCTGAGGTTATCATACACTGTAAAATAGCAAACAAAGAGtagaatagaatataatagatgtttaacgacaccccagcacgaaaaaatacatcgggtATTCGGTGCCAAACTTTGGTCAATCCAAATATGAATGAATGGTAAAACgaaaccccagcacgaaaaatacatcggctattgggtgtcaaactatggtcaatccaaacatgaatgaatgaatgtttcacgacaccccagcacgaaaaatacatcggctattgggtgtcaaactatggtcaaTCCAAAcatgaaggaatgaatgttttacgacaccccagcacgaaaaatacatcggctattgggtgtcaaactatggtcaaTCCAAACATGTAATGACGAACTACATCAACGTTCAACAACGAGAGTAAAACAATGCAATGCAAGAATAATTTGATATTTTCTTACGACTACCGATATCTGATCAACACAGATGGAGGGCTAGATAGCGTATATTTctaaacatacacacacctacAAAGAACTCTGTAGCTCGTATTCTACACCTATATACAGAAAGGATATTACCGTTCATTCTAAATACACTGGACGAAACAAATAAGGGAAGACATGGTTTCGTAGACTATACGGATGATCAGGTACGTATTTATACACGTATATGCAAACATAATATAGAAGACTTGGTAGCGTATgttctacatatatatactaacaTATGAAAGACTAGGTAACGTATTCTAGATTAATATAAGCAAACATGGAGGGCTTGGTAACGTATATTCTACAAATATATAAGCAAACATATGGAGGATTTGGTaatgtatatttaacatgtatataAGAAAACATATGGAGGATTTGGTAACGTATATTCTACATTTATATAAGCAAACATATGGAGGATTTGGTAACGTATATTCTACATATATAAGAAACATATGGAGGACTGGGTAACGTATTCTATATCAATATAGGCAAATATGGAGGACTGGGTAACGTATTCTACATCAGTATAAGCAAACATGTGGAGGATTGGGTAACGTATATTCTGATGTATGTAAGCAAACATATGGAGGACTGGGTAACGTATTCTACATCAATATAAGCAAATATGGGAGACTGTGTAACGTATTCTACATCTATATAAGCAAACATGGAGGGCTGGGTAACGTATtctatatctatataaacaaacatgGAGGCTGAGTAACGTATTCTACATCTATATAAGCAAATATGGAGGGCTGGGTAACGTATTCTACATCTATATAAGCAAACATATGGAGGGCTGGGTAACGTATTCTACATCTATATAAGCAAACATATGGAGGATTGGGTAACGTATTCTACATCTATATAAGCAAACAAATGGAGGATTGGGTAATGCatattctacatgtatataagaaaGCATATGGAGGATCACCTGCCAAGTCTGTGAGAAAGAAATAGAGACGAAGCGGTCTTCCCACGTAGACCGCCCCATGCACTGGCGTGCCGTCAATGTTCTGAATTTCCAAGGCCACAGGTGTGTATTCAGAACTTGTATTGTCCCGGGATAAATTGCCcctgaattaaaaatataaataaataaataaaaataatgaatgaaaataaaatgaaaacgcactcaacacattttatttacggttatatggtgtcagacatatagtccAGAGGATATGTGAATGAATCATGCTTTTTtataaaagcatgaaacttgcacacacatactacacatCATAGAGATTAATTTTAAGATTGGAGGCATTCTCAATAACACCTGTGTTGACAACtgcggccatttttcaaaatggcggccatgtCAATTTCGCTATATAAAAGCATAGtgaaaaaaacactaaaaaatagtttattttcattttatgtttgaTTACTCCCATGAATGAACCTCTAGaattaatgaaaaattataatattgaccTTAGATGACCTTTAGAGGTCATTTCAGGGTCATAACtgtaacaaaaaattatataaatgatcAAGGTTGTTAATGGCGGCTCCCCACCAAatgttgtattaatttttttttttttttttttaaatgtgaagattatataaaacaatacaataaaataattcatttaccagtaaaacaaatattaattttctcgGAATATCTATAGAGATTGACCAGCAGCACTTGTCtcgtattattaattatttgtcTATTAAAAGTTGgtgtacctcgaactttgacccagccggaagttatttggtttagtagtACGTGTAGCAAATTCTGCGCGACTGGTAAAACACAATCAGTCAGTTACGTCAGTTCAACGGTATTGATAAAACAGTGTCAACACCAGCCTACTTGTTTAACAATCTAGACTACATGTTTGTTACTAAACTCCGTCCGATAAATCAGTTTGTTAGAAGGAAAGGAAGTACAtttgttgtctttgtttttttctttgagTGTTTGTTGAAATTTATGTTATTGCgtatagtgtgtgtatgtgtgtgtatgtgtgtgtctctctctctctctctctctctctctctctctttctctctctctctctctctctctctctctctctctctctctctctctctctctctctctctctctctctctctctctctctctctatatatatatatatatatatatatatatatatatttgcgcacacacatataaaaacataaaaacacacacattaatcacacacacacacacacacacacacattaatcactacacacacatacatacattaatcaATACaaactctcacacacacaaatatacacatacacacgcctacacacacacacacacacacacacacacacacacacaaacacacacaaagacacacacacacacacaaacacacacaaacaaacaaaatgattgCACACAGATCATCCAACTTAAGAGGCCCTCTTCTCCGtatttttgtctttgttaatttggGGTTTTCTTGATGGGAATGTTTTAATTGTGGGAAGAATTCTTTGTTTTGTCCTTTGATGTGTTGTCTCTGATTTCggtttttgttgtagttttctgaggttttttgtttttgtttttgttttgtttgtttttgtttggggtttttttttggggggttgcgggggggggggttgttggtgGGGGTTCAGTCTGAGTGGTATTGACAAACCTGTTTTCGATGAGAAGGTTTTCCACGTTACTGCTCAGAGTGGTCAGCTCCTTTGCCTTGTGGACGCAGGAAATGTTGAGGAACTGGTCCAGGGCCGTCTGCATATTGGGGTTGTACTGGATGATTATCTCCCTTTCAAACGTGCGGTCATCGGCCTGAAAAGATACGTTGTAAACAGTTTTCGAACTGAAATGCCCGAAACcttagtaccggcctcggtggcgcagtggttaagccaatctaattaaaattagctccactattacaagtggatctaaagacagccagttggagctcatgtccaccaatcaaaaccttacttgcagaatcctgccagtgatttaaaaataatttgaaaacattccgaattatcctgagggtatacgacatgtttcgtgtgaattacgaatgccttaaaacatgttttattttataaaataaataatttgtaatgtaaaactgaagactcatttagttttttttaaattttataaataaataaataatttgtaatgtaaaattaaagactgataacccaccccgtacgtattggtatgattcgctgtactgcggccactaaaatagactcgcccgatatttttagaatttgtatgctcccaaataacgttataaaaggcgaagtgtgattggtcaatatttaaattattatttacagacgaaatgttacctggtcATTGGGgactatgcagtgttgttagctttaaatcactggcaggattctgcaagtaaggttttgattggtggacatgagctccaactggctgtctttagatccacatgtaatagtggagctaattttaattagattgtggttaagccgtcggactacaggctggtaggtacagggttcgcagcccggtaccggctcccacccagagcgagttttaacgactcagtgggtaggtgtaaggccactacaccctcttctctctcactaaccactaaccaactaacaactaacccagatagctgaggtgtgtgcccaggacagcgtgcttgaaccctaattggatataagcacgaaaataagttgaaatgaaataaaatgaaacgttAGTGGTATAGCGGCAAAAACGTCTCAGTCGAATCTAAACAGTAAAGTATCATGCACGGTTAAGTGTTTATGCaggcgcgcgcgcgtgtgtgtgtgtgtgtgtgtgtgtgcgcgcgcgtgcgtgcgtgtatgtgcgtgtttgtgtgtgtttgtgtgtgtgtgtgtgtgtgtgtgtatctgtttgtgtgtgtgtgcttgcctgtgtatctgtgtgtgtatatgcgcgCACATgtgtgcgtatatatatatatatatatatatatatatgtgtgtgtgtgtgtgtgtgtccgcgTGTCCATGCGcttacgtgcgtgcgtgcgtgcgtatgtgtgtctgtatttgaAATCTGAAATATCTGACCTTAGGAGTGTTATTTTTCACTATAGCTCCACATCCTGTTTCCAGATCGAAGGTTTTTTCGAAGAAGTTCGCACCGTCACTGTCTTGTAGTGTATCAAAGTCGCAAGTCGCGTCCTGCTGTTGTTCGTGCACGTACACCAGACCGTGAAATCCGGTGTACGGATACACAGTGATCGTCATATTGGCACCCGTACACTCCACCATAGCTgttcataattaaaatacacaacATTTAAATGCATTGGAAAATCAGATAAACATTCGGATGGACGGatagacggatggacggacCGTCACGGACGGACAGGCAAATAGAGAAGGGTAGAGTGAGAGAGATAGGGGGAGAAAGAGGgagaaaaaataaagtttgttttgtttaatcacactactagagcacattgatttattggatgtcaaatattttgtgattttgacATACGGTTAGAAAGGACGCACGcgacatgtttccattagtttcctgtctaagactacatatcagaattaccaaatgtttgacatcgaatagccgatgattaatatagcaatgtgctccagttgtgtcgTGCTATActttctgtggaatggtgcataaaaaaagattccttgctattaatgggaaaatgtagtgggtttcctgactaagactatgtcagaattatcaaatgtctgacatccaatagccgatgattaataaatcaatgtgctctagtggtgtcgttaaacaaaagaaactaattaaaaaaattttttttatctctccctctctctctctctctctctctctctctctctctctctctctctctctctctctctctctctctctctctctctctctctctctctctctctctctctctctctctctctctctctcccacccacTATcttgttaaccaaaacaaactttaactttagcatAACCTGAAATAactgtttaaataattgtaattgtTGGTACCTCGTCGCTTTTCGCAGGTCTTCCCGGTATACACCTCGGGACAATAACACTGGTTCCCGGTCGTCTGCGCAAGACACGTCCCGCCATGCTCACAGCTGGGATCGCACGCAGTGGCGTTTATCTCAcctatagaaatatatttgtcaacAGCATTTACATATAATATCATAGACATTGTATAATGGGATTAACAACGGTGGTCATAAAAATAGGTCATGTGtttaacagagagagagaggcagtcataaagacatacagagagagagagacagacagagacagacagatacacagagagagaggcagtcataaagacatacagagagagagagacagacagagacagacagatacacagagagagaggcagtcataaagacatacagagagacagagacagggagagatacagacagagagagatacagacataaagacatacagagagagagagagagagagagagagagagagagagagagagagagagagagagagagagagggagatatGTCGAAGATATGAAAGATTAAATTAACGTTTCACTCAATGTGTCGAAGATATGAAagattaaattaacattttactcAATGTGTCGAAGATACGAAAGGCTAAATTAAGATGTTTCACTCAATGTGTTGAAGATATGACAGACTAAATTAAGATGTTTCGCTCACTTGTTTCGAAGATATGACAGACTAAATGAAGATGTTTCACTCACTTTTGTCGAAGATATGACAGACTAAATGAAGATGTTTCAGTTACTTCTGTCGAAGATATGACAGACTAAATGAAGATGTTTCACTCACTGATGTTCAAGCCGCAGTCTGTCCCGTTGATTCCGATCGGACATGCGCAGTTCCCGTCGACGAGGTTGCATCCGCCAGCAACGCACGACATTCCCTGACGTCGACAGTCGAAATATCCGTCAACAGCTGCAACACATGAACAGATCAAGAGGtgatttcacaaaacatcatcaGTTTACGTGTGCGACTAATAGGCGCATTTACCATGTGTGCGTAATCCGCATGCGTATACGTATATGTAATGCTTATTATTACATActtattcaatcttactatagtgataaagacattttgaaaccatgtgataaatttattttgtatcgcacatatgtgggATCTGGACCGggacttttaaatggggaattcccttttttatttttactgcagttagggCCTCTTTTGTTACtgatgtcatatatgatttacaaatttgaaacattacacaaggctgccgcagactATGATTCTTtgtaacgttaagtaaatccatgaaaggagttttgatcatagatttaacaaagtattcgtatgacgttaaattaaaaaccgttttttaattatgtaggtacgtaataaatacagaacttcacatacgttgttgtcgcttcctatttattgcactctgTTATTTTACGAAGGAACATACTACTCGACCGCTATGCGTTctcatggtatatattcttgtgtaaaataaattcgtgcaataaataggaagtaaaaacaacgtatgtgaagttctgtatatatacacaatccGCGTCAATCGCTTTTTACGCAAATCGGTTGAGAAGCGTAGGTTCCATACGCGCGTGTGTATCTGATCACTCTATAAATAACATAACGTGGATAACGTATTCGTATACGCATACGTATTACTATACGGACAAATATAATTTCCGCCTTATACCTGTTATACATTTACACATGTTTGgaatctatttcacgcagaaaattgcATCATTACGGAAGGTGGAGCATTGTAAAGGTGAAAGGAAATGAAACACgtgtatgtatattttgaaCTACATTAGTTGCGTAATACGATTATTGGTTTTagacgtagatttacgtttacctGCAAAACTTGGTTTACAAAGTTTTGCGAAATAGGTCcaagtagtgtcattaaactaagTGTGTATGTACGAACCTTAAAAGTGCTCGCCTCGCTTAAAACGGTGTGTGGTATTTTGGACTAGAAATAATAGTTTCTTAATTGCACGCAGTTTATCATACTAAACTCTTTTCTTTCCTCTTCTTAATATGTTTCTAGTAGTTGGATAATCATCTTGTACGTTTAACATTATAAAACATAGATTTATTtctcaaagtaaagtttgttaagtttgttttattttacgaaaccactagagcacaatgctatattaatcaccggctattggatgtcaaacatttgaaaatttttACTCGTAATCAAtagagaaacccgctacattttcttaatgcagcaagcgatcttttatatgcacttttccacagacagaaaaagcacataccacggcctttgaccagatgtggtgcaatggttggaacgagaagaaaCAATCacttgaacggatccactgaggtggttcgatcctgcgacgcacgCACCTAACACGAGCGTTCaacctactgagctaaatcacgcccCTTATTCCCACAGAGACGGCATACACTTAACGTGCATGGTCTTATACCAACATTTTGACAataaattgataatatataaGAGATAAAACTGTTCACTAACAGTTGTAACTGGCTGTCGCACTGTACAACAATTATTGTTACGATACGATTTCCTTACTTCAGTAGCTTATTAGCAATATTTGGCCAGAGATATTGCCATTTCATTTTCACTAGtcataaaatcatatatatatatatatatatatatatatatatatatatatatatatatatatatatatatatatatatatatactgaacaaaataagaaacttccgctaactttgcttgaacataacttgatgaaaacaaaccgggggaataattgtcatatatgcgtttaaagagtgttccatgatgcatcgtttggtgcaaacatcatggccataggttaacagaaactgggagaaagtgtggtaggggttaaaaaaacaaaacaaaaaacacttaatAACGgatatgaccacctcttgaattgaccactgcagtgcatcgcaggcgcatagaattgactaaagtgttgatttctgcctgtggaatattgttccattcctgaatgagcgcttgacgaagttcgttgacgttagcgggtgggttgggacgacgcctcaatcgtctgtctagactatcccagacatgttcgATGGGgctgagatcaggacttttagcgggccagtcatcaatgaaatcaatgttatttgtcctaagaaaatttacagtgtctctagctatatgagaggtggcattatcatgctgaaaaatcgagatgttggcgtttttatggaacagaggaatgacgtgatgagcgagaatgtcatcgcggtaacgttgagcatttaaattgccatcagtgacgactagtggtgaacgataaccatgggctatggctgcccagaccatgacacaacccccacccccgaaacgatctcgttcaagaacacaacagtcagcatagcgttcatttcttcTACgatagacgcgcaccctgctatcaccacgttgtaaagaaaatctggattcatccgaaaaaagaacggtattccagcgtcgccgtatccaacgagtgtgtacacgtgcccaattaagacgatttagacgatgacgttgcgttaaaatccatccgacgtaaggacgtcgtgcatgtaaaccattCTCTCGCAGACGATTATGAACAGTTttcccactgattcggttattatgaagcccaggtgtgttagcagcagtagcaatggcagtttggaatcgattgcgcaaatgcgtgttcatgatatagcggtcttgaccacgcgttgtaacacgcgaacgtccacgacgtggcaagtcgttggtgcttcctgtcgttcgaaatcttacgcgaagatttcgtatcgctcgactagaactcccaacatgccttgcaacgtcttctgtcgacatgccagcatcaagcatgccaatcgcccgttcgcgtaaattattgggtattcttggcatactaaaaatgcgacaatgtaaaaaacgttaatttttttacaaattttgaagcgttttcgttcacttgacaacactgtcagtaagacaagtaaaacaaattgaccgaatactacacgggacatgtcgaaccatgcatgcacgtatgtatgtatgtatgtatatatatatatgtatatgtatatatcattttatgACTAGTGAAAATGAAATGGCAATATCTCTGGCCAAATACTGCTAATAAGCTACTGAAGtaaggaaatatatatatatctttttatgtacgtatgaaataaaaattaaaaatgtaatttcaaaCTTCGTGATTAGACAACACTTTTAACTATGCGTAATAACTGCTGGTTTTCTTATTTAAGGACCAATGTTATCTTTTTctcctttttctctttttttctgtatttttaaaaatatttttaatacaaactgtaattaaatacaaaatatatttgttatttccaaataatttcCCTTCTTACAAACTGGAATTACTAAACAAAATCATGtgtatagataaatatatatatatatatatatatatatatatatatatatatatatatatatatatatatatatatatatatatatattatgtttttttaactcACGGTCTTTGTAAATTTGATCTCCAGTTGGCAACGAAATAAG
Encoded here:
- the LOC121385563 gene encoding EGF-like domain-containing protein 2; this translates as MQPPTCFILMLLLLRAVDGYFDCRRQGMSCVAGGCNLVDGNCACPIGINGTDCGLNISEINATACDPSCEHGGTCLAQTTGNQCYCPEVYTGKTCEKRRAMVECTGANMTITVYPYTGFHGLVYVHEQQQDATCDFDTLQDSDGANFFEKTFDLETGCGAIVKNNTPKADDRTFEREIIIQYNPNMQTALDQFLNISCVHKAKELTTLSSNVENLLIENRGNLSRDNTSSEYTPVALEIQNIDGTPVHGAVYVGRPLRLYFFLTDLAVYDNLRVEDCVAKNGLAGSEMKNETLVKDSCRQPRANQILRGEMEQDAKKGVIIKFDVFKFVDTNIIEFECKVRVCKSTDTRCDPKTCNGELNGLGRRKRETPSGKKDHVVVKDSLYVTDVMRSSSTQSVSPPRAHECLQISEILSVIIILSSAVIILMCATCCLTLVLVRRKTHQKTKSSASTSQMDVSSTSTSGSSGHMRLPRIRVWY